In Desulfovibrio sp., the sequence ACGGTCCGGGATGTGAATGCCAGCCCCTCTCTGCCATATTCGGACGGCGAATTCGACGCGGTGGTCTCGAGCCTGTCGATTGAGTACTTGATTGACCCCAGAGCCGTGGTGCATGAATGCGCTCGGGTTCTGCGATCCGGCGGGCGGTTCATGGTCGGGTTTTCAAACCGATGGTTCCCTACCAAGGCCAACTTTCTGTGGCTCGATTTGCACGAGTATGAAAGAGTTGGTCTGGTGCTTGATTATCTTCTGGAGAGTGGCTGTTTCAAGGAATTGTGGACGGAAAGTGTCCGCAACTGGTGGCGGCCGGCCGACGATCCTCACGTGCGGCAGACCTGGATCAGCGATCCGGTCTATGTGGTTGGGGGGACGAGAGTATAGAACTGCATCCCGGCTCTGGCCGCAGGGCAAGTTGCATCCAGATATATGTTTCAGACCGATCTCTTTGACATGGAGACCACAATGGTTATGATTTCGTCTATTTCTGCAGGTGGATGCACATGATGGAAAACAGCAGTTCAAAATCTCTCCAGGATAAAACGGACGATCACCTGATGAACGTACTTGTTAAATTGCTACGCTATGCAGTGCGCATTTTGGCAGTACTTATGGTCCTGGTGATCTGGTGGGGCGTTGCAGATGTAGTCTACGTTCTATACTCTCGTATTTCATCGCATCCTCATTATTTGCTTGAGATCAGCGATATTTTTGCTACGTTCGGTGCGTTCATGGCCGTGCTGATTGCAATAGAAATTTTCGTAAATATTACAAGTTACTTACGAGAAAACGTCATTCACGTTAAAGTGGTTCTGGCGACAGCTTTCATGGCTGTTGCCCGAAAGGTCATTGTGCTGGATTATAACAATGTCAGTTCAGACTATGTTTTTGCTACCGCTGCACTGGTACTCGCGCTGGCTGTGGCCTATTGGCTGGCCGTGGTCAAAAACACCTCGGGTGAAAGCCCTGGGGAACTCTAATCGTGGTCTATCCGTAAAATGAGTAGTACCTGGTCCCCGGATGCTGCCCCTTGCTGGCTTGGGTGCAATGAGGGAGGGTGTCGGAGCAGCAAAGGCGAAAAGACGGCGGGTATCTGAAGCATGGTCGCCCAGGCGAATGGAAATTCCGATGACCAAATCCTTCAAGAGGTTCTTGGCAATGTCCATGTTGTCAGTTTTGTTCGCCGCATGCACGTCGGGCCGTCCAGACCTCCCGGCCGAGGGGGAGGGCACATTCGCGGCCTGCCCCGAATCTCCGAACTGCGTATCGAGCCAGGCAACAGACGAACGCCACCACATCGCTCCGCTGGGCTTCAAGGGCGATCCCCAGGAATCATTCGACAAGCTCAAGAAGTTGCTCGCCGGGCGAAAGGACACAAAAATCATAACCGAAAGCCCGACCCGCATCGTGGCTGAATTCCATACGCTTCTTTTCGTGGATGACGGCCTGTTCCTGCTGGACCCGAAAGGGCAGGCCATCCATGTGCGCTCCGCCTCCCGCATAGGGTATTGGGACTTGGGCAAGAACCGCACGCGGATCGAACAAATCCGCAAAGAATTCTATGAGGCTGACAAGACGTAGCCCATGCCGTGGAAACGTTGGGATGCCTTTAATCCGACCGACCACTGCCGGTGAATGCGCGCATGGTGTGCAAAGCATGTGTCCCCATTGCGGGAGAGCTGCTCTTTCACGTCCATCGCGACATTGACATGGCTCACCTAGCAAGTGCGAATTGGGCGGGGCCAGGGCACTCTTTCGTCCCTCACTCCTCCCGGGTCGACTCGCCCAGGATCTCCCGGGTCCATTTCATGGCTTCAATGTAGAGAAGGCTTGTTTCCCAGGGGTTCAGCCGCTTTTCCTTTATCATCTGGCTTATCCTGTCCCAGTTGGCCTGCTCGAAGTTCTCCACCAGTTCCAGCCAGAAGCGGGCCTTGTCGTCCCGGCCCAAGAGGGCGTCCTTCACATCGTCGCCAAGGGGCAGCCCCCCCAGCACGTCTTCCATGGGGATGCCCAGAAGCACGTCCAGCATGGAGAAGATGCCCATGAAGAACATGGACTCCGAGGGCATGTTCACGTGCTTGTCCGACTCGCTCAGAAGTTCCAGGAACCTGGCCCGCTGCACCGAGGTGAGGGCCGCGGCCTGGGCGTTGCCCATGGCGTCCATGTCCGAGAGGATGATGACCCGAAGCCAGCGCACGATCTGCTTCTGGCCCAAAATCATGATGGCCTGCACCAAAGACTCCACCTTCTTGGCCTGGCCGAAGTAGGCGGAGTTCACGTACCGGAGCAGCCGGTAGCTTATGGACACGTCGTGGGAGATGGTCTTGGCCAGTTCCTTGAAATCGAAGTCCTCCTTGCCGATCTCCTGCATGAGCTTGAGTTTGGAGGTCTCGTTGGAACTGATCTTCTTGCCGGGGATTATCTCGGGCTTTTTGAAGAAGAAGCCCTGGAAGTAGTCGAAGCCGAGCTTTCTGGTAAGCTCGAAGATCTTGCGGTTCTCGATCTTCTCGGCCAGGAGCTTACAGCCGTAGGGCTTTAAGGTGTTGAAGATCCGTATGACTTCCTGGGGCGTCTGGCCCAGGATGTCCACCTTCACGATGTCCGCCAGGGCTATGAGCTCCTCGTAGCCGGGCTGGCCCACGAAGTCGTCCAGGGCCAGCTTGAACCCGGCTTTTTTAAGTTCCTGGCAGGCCCCGATGACCTCTGGGCTCGGCTCCACGGTCTCTAAAATCTCGATGATGCACTTGTCCGAGGGCAGGGTGTGGGCCGCGCCGCTTAAAAGCATGTGCTGCGGGAAGTTTATGAGCACGCACTTGCCCTTTTCGATGCCGGGCGCGGCCAGGAAGAACCCGTCGCACAGCACCTGGGAGGTGGCCACGTCCTCGTCCACGAAGGTGGCCTCCCCGGCCTTGCCCGAGCCGCGAAAGAGAAGCTCGAAGCCCCAGATCTGGCCCTTACGGTCAAATATGGGCTGCTTGGCCACGAAGATGGGGGAGCCTGAAGGCTCCGCGCTGACGACGGTTTCGGTCTGGCTCATGTCATGCGTTTTGTTTCACGTTATCCCCGAACAACTGGTTGTTTTTGAAAACCTTACACGTATTCCTAGCACTCCAGGCGGACCGGGGCAACGGGGATGCCCGTTCCGTGGTTCCGTTCGCAGAGGGGCCCGAAGTGTACAGGCGGCAGTAAAACCAACGTCAATTCGTGTGTTTTCACGCGCGTAAGCTCCGTAACCGCGTCAATCCCCTTTGGTCTGCTTTTTTAAGGGGGTAGCCTGCCTCTGGTTAAGTTGCGCCCGCGCTGTTGACATATGATTTTTAAATTAGTAGCACGACTTTCCGGTAACACGAAATTCAAAAAAAGGTACACACCTGGCAGATAATGCTTAATAGACTGTAATTTCACAATTTAACCATTAAATTCGTTCAAGGAAGTGCCATGAAAACCTGTCTCGCGTTCGTGCTGGCCGCCGTCATCCTTGCCGCTCAACCTCAAAGTGTTCGGGCACAGGACGCGAAGGGGGAACAGAAACAGGAAGTGGCCCTGGACGAGGTCAAGGTGGTCGCTCCGCCAATCATCGAGGGCAACCAGGTGGACCGATACGCCGGACAGACCACCACGGTCACCAAAGAACAGATTTCGGACATGAACGCCCCGGATATGACCTCTGCCTTAAGGCGCACGCCCGGGGTCAACATATCCCGGTACAACGTCATCGGGTCCTACGGCGGGGCGGAAGGCGGCGGCGTTTTCGTGCGGGGCATGGGCACCAGCAG encodes:
- a CDS encoding DUF1499 domain-containing protein, which gives rise to MLSVLFAACTSGRPDLPAEGEGTFAACPESPNCVSSQATDERHHIAPLGFKGDPQESFDKLKKLLAGRKDTKIITESPTRIVAEFHTLLFVDDGLFLLDPKGQAIHVRSASRIGYWDLGKNRTRIEQIRKEFYEADKT
- a CDS encoding phosphate-starvation-inducible PsiE family protein, giving the protein MMENSSSKSLQDKTDDHLMNVLVKLLRYAVRILAVLMVLVIWWGVADVVYVLYSRISSHPHYLLEISDIFATFGAFMAVLIAIEIFVNITSYLRENVIHVKVVLATAFMAVARKVIVLDYNNVSSDYVFATAALVLALAVAYWLAVVKNTSGESPGEL
- a CDS encoding HDOD domain-containing protein — its product is MSQTETVVSAEPSGSPIFVAKQPIFDRKGQIWGFELLFRGSGKAGEATFVDEDVATSQVLCDGFFLAAPGIEKGKCVLINFPQHMLLSGAAHTLPSDKCIIEILETVEPSPEVIGACQELKKAGFKLALDDFVGQPGYEELIALADIVKVDILGQTPQEVIRIFNTLKPYGCKLLAEKIENRKIFELTRKLGFDYFQGFFFKKPEIIPGKKISSNETSKLKLMQEIGKEDFDFKELAKTISHDVSISYRLLRYVNSAYFGQAKKVESLVQAIMILGQKQIVRWLRVIILSDMDAMGNAQAAALTSVQRARFLELLSESDKHVNMPSESMFFMGIFSMLDVLLGIPMEDVLGGLPLGDDVKDALLGRDDKARFWLELVENFEQANWDRISQMIKEKRLNPWETSLLYIEAMKWTREILGESTREE